GTTTCGTCTTCAAACGCCTCGTCCAATGCCGCGATGAGCTTGGAGGATTCTTCGGTAGATATTTCATCCGAGGAGTAATCGACCATCGTTTTGTCCTCGTAATTCTCCTCGTCGGAGAGCGTTACGAGATTAGTGCGAAACGACAGGTCGTGCGCGCCCATCGGAACGCCGATGCTCAGCGCCTCGAGCGGGGAACGCCCCGTGTGATATATTTTCGGGTCATAGCCCATTATCGATAAGTTCGCAACGTCGCTGCCTGCCGGCATATCGTCGGGCACCGACTTGCAGAGACCTATCTCGCTTACGGGCGCAAGCTTGTCAAAAACGGGGGTTTTTGCGTATTCAAGTATCGTTTTTTTGCCAAGTTCTTCAATAGGATAATCTGCCATGCCGTCGCCGAGCATTACAATATATTTCATAAACTTTATCAGTCCTTTCGTAAGTATAAATAATTATATCACCTGATACTTTGTATTGCTAGATTATAAAAAACGACGTAATATAGAGCATTTGAGAGAAAACCGGAAAGATACGGCGATAATCCTTAATATTAAAATTTGTTAAAATAATTTTGCAAGAGTATATTATGTAGTGTCTGCGAGAAACATTTGTTTTTTCCGGAGGGACAGCATTATGGATAATACACGCGACAGGGTAAGCCATTATATAGTATCGGAAAGTGCGCTGCCAAAGGTCTTAAAAGATGTTGCAAAGCTTAATTCGCTTTTGGAACGAGGAGAAGTAAAGACCGTGGCGCAGGGGCTTGAGCTTGTCGGAATAAGCCGAAGCGCCTATTATAAATATAAAGATAAGATCGCCCCGTTTCATGAGATAAGGGGGGGCTCGTCGTTTACGCTTTATGTGGAATTAAAGGACGAGCCGGGCGTGCTGTCACAGCTTCTTGAGGTTTTCGCGCGCTGCGGCATGAATATTTTAACGATAAGCCAGAACATACCGATAAATTCGGTCGCGGGCATAACGATAACGGCGAGAGCGACGGGCGCCGCCGATATATCGGACTTTACAAAGCGCGCCGAATCGATACAGGGTTTAAAAAAACTTGAAATTTTAGCAGGATAAAATATAAACTTTTCGGAGGTATTCTAATGATAAATGTTGCTATTTTAGGTTACGGCACGGTAGGCAGCGGAGTTTACGAGGTGCTTACGAAGAATGCCGAGAGCATCAAAAAGAAGGCCGGCGACGAGATACGCGTAAAATACATACTTGATATACGCGATTTTTCCGACGCGCCCAACGCTCATCTTTTTACAAAGGACTTCAACGACATCTTAAACGATCCCGAGGTGTCTATTGTCGCCGAGGTAATAGGCGGAATAAAGCCTTCGTACGATTTTACGAAAGCGGCTCTCATGGCGGGAAAGAGCGTTGTAACTTCAAATAAGGAGCTTGTTGCAAACAAGGGATACGAGCTTTTAAAGATAGCGAAGGACAAGGGCATAAGCTATCTTTTCGAGGCTTCCGTAGGCGGCGGCATACCGATAATAAGACCTATGCACCAGTGCCTTGCCGCAAACGAGATAGAAGAGATCACGGGCATCTTAAACGGCACGACGAACTATATACTTACAAAAATGATAAACGAGCATTTAAGCTTTGACGAGGTATTAAAGGACGCTCAGAAGAAGGGCTACGCCGAGGCGAACCCCGACGCCGACGTTTTGGGAATAGACGCCTGCAGAAAGATAGCGATCCTTTCCTCGCTTGCGTTCTCCATGCAGGTATCGCCCGATAAGATACATACAGAGGGCATAACCGGCATAAGCCTTACCGACGTGCAGTATGCAAAGGCGACGTCGAGCGTTATAAAGCTTCTCGGCCGCTCCGTTCTCAATTCCGACGGAACGGTATCGGTGCTTGTTGCGCCGTTCATCATATCCTCGTCCAACCCGCTTGCAAATGTTGACGACGTATTCAATGCGATACTCGTTAAGGGCGACTCGATAGGCGACGTAATGTTCTACGGCAGAGGCGCGGGCAAGCTGCCCACGGCTTCGGCGGTAGTTGCCGATATAATAGACGCGTCAAAGGGAAGAAGAGATATATTCTGGGGTGAAGTGGATTACGAGAACGTGCGCGACTTTAATACTTACGAGCATGAGTTCTACGTTCGCACCACAGACGCAAGCGTTGATATGAAGGCAGCCGTTTATTCGATATTCGGCACGGTAAAGCGCATAGTGCGCGAGGACATGCCTGCAGGCGAATATACCTTCCTTACGAAATCGTTTAGCGAAGAGCAGATGAAGGAAAACATCGACAAGCTTTCCGCTTCGGGATGCTGCAAGGTGGGTTCCGTTATTCGCGTGCTTTAAGCTTTTCGCATGGTAAAAATAAGAGTAGGAGCAACGAGCGCGAATATCGGTCCGGGGTTTGACTGTATCGGTGTAGCTTTGAACCTTTATAATACCGTCACGATAGAGGAAAGCGATGAAAGCTGCGTAATAAGCCGAAACGTAAAAGAACGAATAGACGAGAACAATATATTCATAAAAAGTGCGCGCGCCGTATACGATATATGCGGAAAGCCGTTCTACGGCATACGCGTAACTCAGGAAACCAAGATACCTCCCGCAAGGGGACTGGGATCGAGCTCCGCCTGCATATCGGCGGCGATCTTCGGCGCTAACTCGATACTGGGTGAACCGCTTAAAACGGGCGAGCTTATCGACCTTGCCGCGTCTTTGGAGGGACATCCCGATAATACGACGCCCTGCATCACGGGCGGGCTGTGCTTCTGTATATACGAAAACGGCAAAGTAAGCTACAAACGCATAACGATCGGCCGAAAGGTAATGTTCTGCGCTCTTGTGCCGGACTTTCGAATGAAAACGAGCAAGTCGCGAACGCTTATACCGCATCGCGTAAGCCACTCGGACGCGGTGTACAACACTGCGAGAGCGGCATATCTTGCTTCGGCGTTTTATGAACATGATTTTGAAGCGCTGCGCTTTGCGCTTTCCGATAAGCTTCACCAGCCGTACCGACTGCCTCATATCGAAGGAGCCGGCGAAGTCATGGAGGTTTTAAACTCTTTTGAACCTTATGGCGTATATTTAAGCGGCGCGGGTCCTACAATAATGGCGATATCGGAGGCTTCCGACAGGAGTTTTGTAAAAAAGGTGCGCGGAGCATTGAAGGAAAGAGGGATAGGCTGGCGCGTACTGCCGCTCTTTTCCGACTCGCACGGCATAAAGATATTAAATAAGTAATCAGTACACGAAAGGGTGTTAAAAAAGATATGTTGATAGTAAAAAAATTCGGCGGCTCTTCCGTTGCCGACGCTGCAAAGCTTTTCAACGTAGCCGGCATAATCTCAGACGACTACAATAAAGGAAACAGCGTCGTAGTCGTTGTTTCGGCTCAGGGCGATACGACGGACGATCTTATCGAAAAGGCGAAGGAAATAAATCCGAAGGCGTCGAAGCGTGAAATGGATATGCTTCTTTCAACGGGCGAACAGATATCTATATCGCTTCTTGCAATGGCTCTTGAAAAGATGGGCACTCCCGTTATTTCGCTTACGGGCTGGCAGGCCGGTATGCATACCAATACCACTTATTCCGCAGCCAGGATAAAGGATATCGACACAGAGCGCATATCCTTTGAGATAGACAAGAAAAAAGTAGTCATAGTTGCTGGCTTCCAGGGTATAAACCGTTACGACGATATAACCACGCTCGGCCGCGGAGGCTCCGATACGTCGGCCGTTGCCTTGGCGGCGGCGTTAAAGGCCGACGTTTGCCAGATATATACCGACGTTGACGGCGTATATACGGCTGACCCACGCATAGTTAAGAATGCGGTGAAGTTAGAGGACGTATCTTATGACGAGATGCTGGAGCTTGCAAGCCTCGGCGCGAACGTACTTCATAACCGCTCAGTAGAAATGGCAAAGAAATATAATGTAGAGCTCGAAGTGCTCTCAAGCTTTAATAGAGTACCCGGAACAAAAGTTAAGGAGGTTTCTGACGTGGAAAAAATGTTGATAAAGGGTGTAGCGCGCGACAACGATGTTGCGCAGATAGCAGTTACGGGGCTTAAGGATCAGCCCGGCGTAGCTTTTAAGCTGTTTTCGCTTTTGGCAAAGCATAATATCAATGTAGACATAATACTGCAGTCGGCAGGACAGGAGAATAACATACAGGAGATAAGCTTCACCGTAACGGAAGGTAATCTCGAAACGGCTCTGAAGGTAATAAAGGACAATTTAAGCGCGATAGGCGGCACCGATGTTAAGTTCGACGAGAACGTATCGAAGGTATCGATAGTAGGAGCAGGCATGGCAAGCAACCCCGGCGTTGCGGCGAAGATGTTCGAAGCGCTTCAGGACGTCGGCATAAATATAAAGAGCATCTCAACGAGCGAGATAAAGATATCCGTCCTTGTTGAGAGAGCGAACGCCGAAAAGGCTGTTGCCGCAATACACGACAAGTTCATGCTTCCGTAATATGACACGCTGACCGCCGCGCCCTTTGGGGCGCGGCTGTTTTTATGATCCATCGAAAAAAGGCGGCGATCCTCGTTTAATAAATATGACGATTTTTTTGTCGAAATAATATATTTTTACTTGATTTTTGCTTAATTTGGGGTTAGAATATTTTGAAAAGGAACATATTGAGTCTAAGCAGCCGTTCGCTTTTCGGATGGCGCTGTGATCGTCTTTAAAACGGGGAGGGCATATGTGTGGTCGCTAGGAAATGGCTTATGCGCATTGCGCTGATCGCGTGTCTGGGGCTTATCTCTTTCCTTTTCTCTGTTTTTGCAAGCGGAGATAATTGGAGCGGCATATCGAACAAGGTCCACACGGAAGAGCATCAGGCGAGTGTCGAATCGGCATAAAACAGTACATAGAAAGATAGGGAGCGCGAAAATTATAGTCGCGCTCCCAATTATTTTTTATTGTATAAATCGACATTATATGTTATTATTTATTCATATTCCGCAAGGGATTTTACGGAGGATCAAGTATAATGATAAATAACGAGTCAAATTCTGATATAGAAAACAGAGAGCCTATAAGGATGCCGCTTCTGGCGCTTAGGGGGCTTTGCGTCTTCCCGGCAATGAATCTTCATTTTGACGTGGGACGAAAGAAATCAGTAAAAGCGCTTGACGAGGCGATGGAGCGGGATCAGCGCATTTTTTTGGTGGCGCAAAAGGATACGATAACTGATAAGCCCAAAACAGAAGACCTTTACGAAGTCGGCACTATAGCAAAGGTAAAGCAGATAATCAAAGTGCCGGGCGACACTCTGCGCGTCATAGTTGAGGGAGTAAAACGCGCGCGCATAATAAAGATCATACGCACCGAGCCGTATTTTGAGGCCGAAGTCGACGATTTTGTGCCGATGGCGCGCGCCGTATCGCGCATACGCCGCGAAGCGCTTATGCGTAACGCGCAGAATACCTGTTTGGATTATTCCGAGCTTGCGCCGAAGCTGCCGGGCGATCTTATGCTAAAGGTGATAGAGGCAAAAACGCCGGGCGCACTTGCAGACGAGCTTGCTTCGGGAACGCCTATCAAGCTTAGCGAGAAGCAGGCGGTCTTAGAGGAGTTCGACGAGTACGAACGCCTTAAAAAAATAATTTTTACGCTTGAAAACGAGATAAGCATACTCGACGTTGAAAACGAAATGCGTGAAAAAATACGCGAACAGATAGATAAGAATCAGCGTGAGTATTATCTCAGAGAGCAGATGAAGGTAATACAGGGCGAAT
This DNA window, taken from Clostridia bacterium, encodes the following:
- a CDS encoding ACT domain-containing protein; protein product: MDNTRDRVSHYIVSESALPKVLKDVAKLNSLLERGEVKTVAQGLELVGISRSAYYKYKDKIAPFHEIRGGSSFTLYVELKDEPGVLSQLLEVFARCGMNILTISQNIPINSVAGITITARATGAADISDFTKRAESIQGLKKLEILAG
- a CDS encoding homoserine kinase, producing MVKIRVGATSANIGPGFDCIGVALNLYNTVTIEESDESCVISRNVKERIDENNIFIKSARAVYDICGKPFYGIRVTQETKIPPARGLGSSSACISAAIFGANSILGEPLKTGELIDLAASLEGHPDNTTPCITGGLCFCIYENGKVSYKRITIGRKVMFCALVPDFRMKTSKSRTLIPHRVSHSDAVYNTARAAYLASAFYEHDFEALRFALSDKLHQPYRLPHIEGAGEVMEVLNSFEPYGVYLSGAGPTIMAISEASDRSFVKKVRGALKERGIGWRVLPLFSDSHGIKILNK
- a CDS encoding aspartate kinase, which translates into the protein MLIVKKFGGSSVADAAKLFNVAGIISDDYNKGNSVVVVVSAQGDTTDDLIEKAKEINPKASKREMDMLLSTGEQISISLLAMALEKMGTPVISLTGWQAGMHTNTTYSAARIKDIDTERISFEIDKKKVVIVAGFQGINRYDDITTLGRGGSDTSAVALAAALKADVCQIYTDVDGVYTADPRIVKNAVKLEDVSYDEMLELASLGANVLHNRSVEMAKKYNVELEVLSSFNRVPGTKVKEVSDVEKMLIKGVARDNDVAQIAVTGLKDQPGVAFKLFSLLAKHNINVDIILQSAGQENNIQEISFTVTEGNLETALKVIKDNLSAIGGTDVKFDENVSKVSIVGAGMASNPGVAAKMFEALQDVGINIKSISTSEIKISVLVERANAEKAVAAIHDKFMLP
- a CDS encoding homoserine dehydrogenase — its product is MINVAILGYGTVGSGVYEVLTKNAESIKKKAGDEIRVKYILDIRDFSDAPNAHLFTKDFNDILNDPEVSIVAEVIGGIKPSYDFTKAALMAGKSVVTSNKELVANKGYELLKIAKDKGISYLFEASVGGGIPIIRPMHQCLAANEIEEITGILNGTTNYILTKMINEHLSFDEVLKDAQKKGYAEANPDADVLGIDACRKIAILSSLAFSMQVSPDKIHTEGITGISLTDVQYAKATSSVIKLLGRSVLNSDGTVSVLVAPFIISSSNPLANVDDVFNAILVKGDSIGDVMFYGRGAGKLPTASAVVADIIDASKGRRDIFWGEVDYENVRDFNTYEHEFYVRTTDASVDMKAAVYSIFGTVKRIVREDMPAGEYTFLTKSFSEEQMKENIDKLSASGCCKVGSVIRVL